The Lactuca sativa cultivar Salinas chromosome 2, Lsat_Salinas_v11, whole genome shotgun sequence genome includes a window with the following:
- the LOC111899868 gene encoding uncharacterized protein LOC111899868 has product MDPHPTPFPGNKTQSVKSKYKKISEAPKQKTKEAPPPRHRRTFGTIRNPNVPEKPVSEKPKAKPSNQISLKPPEIAPVPKAEPALKPPQNGSNDRAAVAKKKKSVVFSEKVEGSATKNSPAREVDGVVKTPVRPPFSTKPVRIPGTPYLSAEKCSSCRFDRLETASYWLGQIKSSEFVGKHFVSAAFFRLANDCNAEPTRNLQTELKKYLGRHQYLSTRTEWKDVSRVYGLMGEGCATKSKEDNVNFDYVVTTTQSGSKCVQEQIENENDEVKEIYEGG; this is encoded by the exons ATGGATCCCCATCCTACACCTTTTCCTG GAAACAAAACCCAATCAGTGAAATCAAAGTACAAAAAGATCTCTGAAGCACCAAAACAGAAAACCAAAGAAGCACCTCCTCCAAG GCACCGGAGAACATTTGGTACGATAAGGAATCCCAATGTCCCAGAAAAGCCAGTTTCCGAAAAACCGAAAGCAAAACCTTCGAATCAGATCTCTTTAAAACCACCGGAGATTGCACCAGTACCAAAAGCAGAACCGGCATTGAAACCCCCTCAAAACGGGAGCAACGACAGAGCAGCGGtggcgaagaagaagaagagcgtCGTTTTCTCTGAAAAAGTTGAGGGATCTGCGACGAAAAACTCTCCCGCTAGAGAAGTTGACGGGGTGGTCAAAACTCCGGTGAGACCACCGTTTTCAACAAAACCTGTTAGAATTCCGGGGACACCGTATCTCAGTGCTGAAAAATGTAGCAGTTGCCGGTTTGATAGGCTGGAGACGGCGTCGTATTGGCTCGGTCAGATCAAATCGTCGGAGTTCGTCGGCAAGCATTTTGTCTCCGCCGCTTTCTTCCGGCTTGCTAATGATTGCAATGCAgag CCTACTCGAAATCTTCAAACAGAGCTAAAGAAATATTTAGGTCGCCATCAGTACTTATCTACCAGGACTGAATGGAAAGATGTGTCTCGTGTATATGGACTAATGGGAGAAGGGTGTGCAACTAAAAGCAAAGAAGACAATGTGAACTTTGATTATGTAGTGACGACTACACAAAGTGGTTCCAAGTGTGTTCAAGAACAAATAGAGAATGAGAATGATGAGGTGAAAGAAATATACGAAGGAGGTTAg